A single region of the Malus sylvestris chromosome 8, drMalSylv7.2, whole genome shotgun sequence genome encodes:
- the LOC126632177 gene encoding uncharacterized protein At4g33100-like yields the protein MGIITDSRNKKKSSSSSTSPCAKLRDAYHNCFTRWYSEKFVKGQWDKEDCVSEWQKYKACLAEHLEDKQLSRFLEAKGNVNSTTTDGG from the exons ATGGGGATCATCACCGATTCACGGAACAAAAagaaatcttcttcttcttccacttctccCTGTGCAAAACTCAGAGACGCCTACCACAATTGCTTCACCAG GTGGTACTCGGAGAAGTTTGTGAAGGGCCAATGGGACAAGGAGGATTGCGTTTCAGAGTGGCAGAAATACAAGGCCTGCCTCGCC GAACATTTGGAAGATAAGCAGCTGAGTCGCTTCTTAGAGGCTAAAGGCAATGTGAACTCCACCACCACTGACGGTGGCTAA